One region of Carya illinoinensis cultivar Pawnee chromosome 8, C.illinoinensisPawnee_v1, whole genome shotgun sequence genomic DNA includes:
- the LOC122317860 gene encoding uncharacterized protein LOC122317860, which yields MGLSMNTTPPSSVAESHYHTHKVFLFCNYILLGAASSCIFLTLSLRLFPSISGFFLILLHILTIAGAVFGCAAASSGGTSRWYAAHMVATVLTAIFQGSVSVLIFTRTGDFLGQLKSYVREEDGAVILKLAGGLCVLIFCLEWVILTLAFFLKYYAYVERDGVGANGYAMRRSAKVQQEEDLKDWPWPFQV from the coding sequence ATGGGTCTCTCCATGAACACCACCCCACCAAGCTCTGTGGCTGAATCCCATTACCACACCCACAAGGTCTTCCTCTTTTGCAACTACATTCTACTTGGTGCAGCCTCCAGTTGCATCTTCCTCACCCTCTCGCTCCGCCTTTTCCCCTCCATAAGCGGGTTCTTTCTAATCCTCCTCCACATCCTCACCATTGCGGGGGCGGTCTTCGGCTGCGCAGCGGCCTCATCGGGGGGGACTAGCAGGTGGTATGCAGCTCACATGGTTGCCACTGTGCTGACAGCGATATTTCAAGGATCGGTCTCGGTGCTGATCTTCACAAGGACAGGGGATTTTCTCGGGCAGTTGAAGTCCTATGTGAGGGAAGAGGACGGCGCTGTGATACTGAAGTTGGCTGGCGGGTTGTGCGTGTTGATCTTTTGCTTGGAGTGGGTGATCTTGACACTTGCATTTTTCCTCAAATACTATGCTTATGTTGAGCGTGATGGTGTTGGGGCTAACGGCTATGCTATGAGGAGGAGTGCTAAAGTGCAGCAAGAGGAGGACTTGAAGGACTGGCCATGGCCTTTCCAAGTCTAA
- the LOC122319378 gene encoding chromatin assembly factor 1 subunit FAS1 gives MVDAVVIDLDEDPKDQKMNSQDRPRKTQKRKRASLAAEPPNPEEKAAQIESLRVELAGLFKYYKEVKNERVDFELGVCNSNNAVVAASMEESELPLSRLVEEIYKKVRENGMTLASVKNTVLFVGQRMMYGVPNAEADVLEDESEECLWCWETRDVKLIPRSARVALNFRRACRKKIHERITAVSGMMAALQKSGSDRNYKRDLCKASEKLVKAHNEGDIRSYMENLLQKNGADMAEKEAKREEKLLVKELERNKREVEKEKKRLERELQKEKGQAEQEAEKDQRRREKEEAELKKQLSIQKQASIMERFLKRSKTSPSCEHDKSSAKATTSDSSSQKYENMLVAVTNVMDCILSSNDIDASEIGKLHLSSWRHLGHSLRSNRKQHWGVRCKPKTELFKELKLSISRGLPHDDDMSIDKLADGWGERISDERSCHNNVDSSLPVVSKCNRGKQLLQFDKSHRPAFYGIWHKRSHVVGPRRPFKKDPDVNYEEDSDEEWEEDDPGESLSDCDKDEDEDILEEGCSRVDDEDESEDGFFVPDGYLSENEGVQVDRVQSDGVEVRSSPNCKPDLKNQEFCSLLRQKKCLYNLTEHALRKNQPLIILNLMHEKAALLAAEDLSGSPKMEQTCLQALSMRAFPHGPPVEISIENMQDEDQEACLSGGKGSTTPMSIVNAIPESELPTIVSAIRSSPQGINKVVESLQHKLPAASKSQLRSKVREISDFVDNHWQVKKEILDKLGLLPSEKDGRRATNIATFFSKRCLPPTGKSINPNETSPQPSLKPGLGDQGDSQLHI, from the exons ATGGTGGACGCGGTGGTAATCGACTTGGACGAGGACCCAAAGGACCAGAAGATGAACAGTCAGGACCGACCAAGGAAGACCCAGAAGCGTAAGAGGGCTTCTTTGGCAGCAGAGCCCCCGAACCCTGAGGAAAAAGCGGCCCAAATCGAATCTCTACGCGTAGAACTCGCCGGATTGTTCAAATACTATAAGGAAGTGAAGAATGAGAGAGTTGATTTCGAATTGGGTGTATGCAATTCAAACAATGCGGTGGTTGCGGCGTCGATGGAAGAAAGTGAGCTTCCGTTGTCGAGGCTTGTGGAAGAGATTTACAAAAAGGTGAGGGAAAATGGGATGACGTTGGCGTCGGTGAAGAACACTGTTCTCTTTGTGGGGCAGAGGATGATGTATGGAGTGCCGAATGCGGAGGCGGATGTGCTGGAAGACGAGTCCGAGGAGTGCCTTTGGTGTTGGGAG ACTAGAGATGTGAAGTTGATTCCAAGATCTGCGCGTGTAGCATTGAACTTCAGGCGTGCATGTCGTAAAAAGATCCATGAGAGGATTACTGCTGTTTCTG GAATGATGGCAGCATTACAAAAATCTGGGAGTGATAGGAATTACAAGCGTGACCTTTGCAAGGCATCTGAAAAGCTTGTTAAAGCGCATAATGAAGGAGATATTCGTTCATATATGGAGAATCTGTTACAGAAAAATGGAGCAGACAT GGCTGAAAAGGAAGCAAAACGTGAAGAGAAACTGCTAGTCAAAGAAttggaaagaaataaaagagaagttgaaaaggagaagaaaagactGGAACGCgaacttcaaaaggagaaagggCAAGCT GAACAAGAAGCTGAGAAGGATCAACGGCGTCGAGAAAAGGAAGAAGCTGAACTGAAAAAGCAACTTTCTATACAAAAGCAAGCTTCAATCATGGAACGTTTTCTAAAAAGAAGCAAAACTAGCCCATCATGCGAGCATGATAAATCTTCAGCCAAAGCAACCACATCTGATTCATCAagtcaaaaatatgaaaacatgCTTGTTGCTGTAACTAATGTGATGGACTGTATCCTTTCATCAAATGATATCGATGCGAGTGAGATCGGCAA GTTGCACTTGTCATCTTGGCGCCACTTAGGTCATTCTCTTCGTTCAAACAGAAAACAGCATTGGGGTGTACGTTGTAAGCCTAAGACCGAACTATTTAAGGAACTTAAGCTCTCAATTAGTAGAGGACTGCCTCATGATGATGACATGAGCATTGATAAGCTGGCAGATGGATGGGGAGAAAGGATTTCTGATGAAAGATCATGCCATAATAATGTGGATAGTTCCCTTCCTGTTGTCAGCAAGTGTAACCGAGGGAAACAGCTATTGCAGTTTGATAAGAGCCACAGACCTGCATTTTATGGTATTTGGCATAAAAGAAG TCATGTTGTTGGCCCACGCCGCCCTTTTAAGAAGGATCCAGATGTGAATTATGAGGAGGATAGCGATGAGGAATGGGAAGAG GATGACCCTGGTGAAAGTCTTTCAGATTGCGATAAGGATGAGGATGAAGACATTTTGGAGGAAGGATGTTCAAGagttgatgatgaagatgaaagTGAAGATGGTTTTTTTGTACCTGATGGCTATCTTTCCGAAAATGAG GGAGTACAAGTTGACCGAGTGCAAAGCGATGGAGTTGAAGTCAGAAGCTCACCTAATTGTAAGCCAGACCTAAAGAACCAGGAGTTCTGCTCATTGCTTCGACAGAAAAAGTGTTTATACAATTTGACGGAGCATGCTCTTAGGAAAAACCAGCCattgattatattaaatttgatgCATGAGAAGGCTGCTTTGTTAGCGGCTGAAGATCTTAGTGGTAGTCCTAAAATGGAGCAAACATGTTTGCAAGCTCTGAGTATGCGTGCTTTTCCTCATGGTCCACCTGTAGAGATATCAATTGAAAATATGCAAGATGAGGATCAAGAAGCTTGTCTGTCTGGTGGCAAAGGTAGCACCACTCCAATGTCAATTGTGAATGCTATACCGGAATCTGAATTACCTACAATT GTGTCTGCGATTCGGTCATCCCCTCAGGGAATCAACAAGGTTGTAGAATCTTTACAGCACAAGTTACCTGCTGCCTCAAAGTCTCAGTTAAGGAGTAAAGTGCGTGAGATATCAGATTTTGTGGATAATCATTGGCAG gttaaaaaagaaattttggacAAGCTTGGCTTGTTGCCCTCAG AAAAGGATGGGAGGAGGGCAACAAATATTGCTACATTCTTTTCGAAAAGGTGTCTCCCACCTACTGGAAAAAGTATCAATCCCAATGAAACCTCGCCTCAGCCATCTTTGAAGCCAGGTCTTGGTGACCAAGGGGACTCACAGTTGCACATATAA